Proteins found in one Nymphalis io chromosome 4, ilAglIoxx1.1, whole genome shotgun sequence genomic segment:
- the LOC126781874 gene encoding lipopolysaccharide-induced tumor necrosis factor-alpha factor-like, with protein MNPSPVGPKPTPLICPSCRASIVSKVDHKATTKTHLIAFFLCLFLCWPCICVPYCVDSCQNADHYCPSCNAYLGTYQG; from the exons ATGAACCCTTCACCAGTTGGACCGAAGCCAACACCATTGATCTGCCCATCTTGTAGGGCCAGCATAGTAAGCAAGGTGGACCACAAGGCGACCACTAAGACACATCTTATAGCCTTCTTTTTATGCTTATTCCT atgCTGGCCTTGTATCTGCGTTCCGTATTGTGTCGACTCTTGCCAAAATGCTGACCACTATTGTCCGAGCTGCAACGCCTATCTTGGCACTTATCAaggataa